The following nucleotide sequence is from Erinaceus europaeus chromosome 8, mEriEur2.1, whole genome shotgun sequence.
TATTTGATGAGCAAgataaagcattttattttagaaagaattCTAGACTTTTATTTCCCCTAATGTCTTCTATTATTAATTTATCTATCTGAATTCTTCAGTTCTAGTACCATGCTTACCAAAAGCATGCAGCAACAAACCAACATTTTGCATGAGTCTCCCAAGTCTCCGACACCTCAGGCTAACTCTAATAACCAGGAGATATGTGTTCAAGTAGTGGAGTTCTTTATaagataataattataaaaaatgattttatcaaaatgccattaaaataaattaaaaataaaataatactatttttttaaaaattattatctttatttacttattggacagagacagaacttgagagggaagagagggtgagagacagagggacacctgcaacactacttcaccactcacaaagcttcccctgcaaggatcaggggctggaacctgggtccttgaacactgtaacacgtGCCTGACTAATTATTTAATAACCCTGGAAAGCCTGTAGTTCGCTGAACTCAATCTTTTGCTGTTCTAAAGCAAAAGAAACTAAAACTTCTATGAACTGTAATATACATAGATAGTACAAACTCTTCCCCACTAGTCAGATTTTCTCCTCAGTTAAAAGTACAGACACAGTATTTACTAAGAATATTATTAAAttgaaattaaaaacagaatgcctatttattaaataaactaaaataaaaaatttataaagtaTTACTCAATTAGTTGCATGTGTTTCACGTATATTCACGCTAGTATTCTACAGTTAAATAACATTACTGTAGATTTAGAAAGAATACCTACTTTCCACTTACTGGAGCCATATTTTCCTACTTAGAACTTTGAGAATTGTTACATATTAGTGGAGTGAATTTATTATGATACCCAATATGACTTTCTGATTTACATAATCCTTCCTGAATGAATCCGATAGAATAGGAATAGTGACTATGTCCTTACTCTGAGTAATTTGGAAAATCCACAGGAGAGTACTAGGTAACTGTTTTTTATTCTTAACATAAAATACTGATCTTAAAAGTGTTCTATGTTAAGTTCATTCTGTCCAAACAATGCAAATGTGCTTTTTGCTCTTGTCTTTGTAAGACTGTAATTTAAAACAACATACACTTACACAGCATGACTAGATAGAATGCCATATTACAAGACTTTAAATCTCATGACAAATAATTAATCTAACCAAAttgaaacaacagcaaaaaaaaaaaaaaaaaacaacaactatcaCACTTAAACTGAATGCCATGTTTGTAAAAACAAATTGGTACACCTGAATCACTAATAATTGCACATTCATGACTATTTCCCTAGCAGTTTGTAATGTTCTAGGAGTGAGTATATACCTTTAAATTTGTATTCCCAGTGCTTAAACTATGCATAAAATCcaacaagggaaaaacaaatatttgttccagaataaagagaaaagaaatagaactgCTAGAattgttttttcttcctctaaACATATGTGTCATATTCCCAAAGTAATGCAAATAACAAAACCATGAAGGGACAGTTATCCACggtttgtggtttttttgtttctttttctttctttctttttttttttttttttcctgtcagagTTCTATTGGGGCTCTGTGACTTCACAATCCTGATTCCCAGcagatttcttttttagatagaagatgaaaggcaggaaagaagaaagaagagacaaggaACAGACATCATAGTACTATTCTACCTCTCATGGGACCTTCCCCTATGAAGACTTTCCCATGGCCTGGGACTCAAGTTACATTCTTGTACTTAGAAATACGTGTACTATACTGGATGAGAAGAATCCTGACCCTCCAACCACACATACTTTTTAAAGTCAGTTCCATCACAGTTTAAGAAAATatatggggggtgggatgggggaggtAGCACTAccggttaaacacatgtggcacaaagtgcacaggacaggcataaggagccCTAggcgtcccacctgcagggggtcacttcacaggcagagaagcaggtctgcaggtgtctatctttcctcctctgtgtctttctctcctctctccatttctgttttatctaacaacaacaacaacaataataataacaacaatgataaacaagggcaaaaaaaaatggaggtgaatagcctccaggagcagtgggtttgtagtgcaggcacccagccccagcaataaccctggaggcaaaaaaaaaaatatatcgcCAGGCagtaggcagtgggttaagtgcacatggtgcaaagcacaaagaccccctaaggatctgggttgggcccccagctccccacctataagagggggtcacttcacaagcagtgaagcagatctttaggtgtctttctctccacctctctgtcttcccctcctctcttgatttcgatttctctgtcctatccaacaacaacaataatgataacaataataacaaggacgataaacaacaagggcaacaaaaaggaaaaaaaacaaaaaaaaaaagaagaagaaagaaaaagaaaatatatctagCTGAGAACAGTACACAAATGTTTAATTTAGTGGCTGAGTAGAAGAAGACTCAGCAGATAGAGCCCAAGATTTACATTCATGAGGCCTGAGATTTATTCCCTAGCAtttactgcatataccagagtaatgctctggattttctttttccaatcctgaaaaaaacaaacatttaaaaacatatttaactTAGCAAGTTACTtaactggatagtgtgcctgctttgtcatgcacagaacccaggtttaaacccataccccccaccccctcagtactggaggaagctttgcagcTGTGGTATGTTTTCATCTTTCCCTCAGtttgtctttcaaaaaaaaagtcatcttcaaGCACTGAAGCCCTGAGAATGACAAAAATAAGTTTAAAGTAATATACATaaataggggtgggtgggtggtgacatacttggtagagcacacatgttaccatgtacaagaatccaggttcaagacaaGGGTCCAGACctgcatggtggtggtggtggggggggtagtttcctgagcagagaagcagtgctgtatgtgtctctctttgtctcttccctcCCTATCAATTTCCCTGatattatacaataaataaataaataaataaataaaatatttaaaagaaataaataaaatatattcaattccaggtggagccaagatggtgactttgaaAACAACACTTGGCCTGAACACCAAATAAAACCAGCTTGCAACCTGGGACTCTCTGGAGAAGATAGGACAACTGGCGTGCTCATGAAAGGGTGAATAGGGAGGTGgtagtcagggtgacaccaaaaaagagttctataacccactcttggaaaaggcaaacagaggccaaatggacaaagaaaggaaaatctttggcttcatgATTTCTAAACTCACCATGCCCCACCCCAGaagggctggccagctgctcctgctgagttattttctttaccaagatttctggcaCAACAGGGGTATCATTCtaaacctttttcttttccttctctctctctctctttttttttttggaaaaaaaaaaaaccaacaaaacttTATTATAAGGAAAATAGCAAACCAGAGCTGGAAGGTGGTAGGAAGGAAGATAATGGAAAAATTTAATCACTAAATAAGCTGCCCAAACATGGCTTCCTGCTGTGAAATGATTTAGCCATTATCTCAACTATTTTACTTAAGTCAGAGAAACTTGCTCTTAGGGGGCCTAAGGCCAGGGAGCCCCATTTGTGAATCTGTTCTCTTCCTTGGAGTTTGGGAAAGGTGGTATATTTAGTTATCAGGCTTTCAGAACATAGAAGATTTTGTAGAGAAGCCAGTATGTTACAGCCCTTTGTCTCAACATTGTCTCCAGTCCCTTAGTATTTGTTGATGCCAAAAACACGAACCCcatgaaattggggcaacttagGTAGCAGTACACTGAGCAATGAAGCTGTGTTGATGAAGAAGTGAGCAGCATTGTACTTGGTGTAGAAGCTGGCCAGGATGTAGAGCACAATAGGAAAAATGCTGAGGAATTTGCGTGAAGAAGTAAATTGGATCCCATAGTCCATCTGTTCCCAGTGTGTCAGTAGCCGAGATTTTCCTTGGTCAGGGGTCTCAAAGGGTGTCCCTTTCACCGTATGTAGGAAAACATACATAGCCAAGTTATGTATGACGTTGGTCAGGGTCCAGACAACAGGAATGCTGATGAAGGAGATGCTGAGTAGGATCATGTGCAGCAGTCCCACCAAGATGACATAGGCCAGCCAGATGCCCCGGCTGTTCATCACTCGAGTGTTGGGGTTTACTTCACTGTGTGCCACCCCCACATTCATCCTGCTAGGTTCTTGAAGGCTGTGGGGCTAGGGGCGCAGCACTTGCTTCCACACTTGCGGTCTCCAGGAAGCAGCTGtccgagcccccccccccttttttttttttttttttttttttttttttgttgttttttaggtggctggagctctatatgaatgacctgaccaatcagagcctcattctGGAAAAGACTAtctggaggtgtttttttttttctttatacttctTATAactggttgtctttgctcaggctacctgcCCCCAATCTGGTTAGCGGTTtttcactctattttattttattattactattatgatATGCACATGTCCCTTTTtgctcctcttcaggttgaccaaaattaactgatgTTGCCTTTTATATTGATGGGTAACTGGGTGACCTATCCACTGTAAGAGGAATAtgcttcttgtttctctctccctcttccctctaccctcctttttctctcctcctagctaattcaaaaaaaaacaaaaaactatttcctttcactgctcttttccatctttcttcttcttctctgttcttttgctttctgaattcactgacacttgtttgtgaattattttgaggaagaaatgactcagagtgaactcactctcttgtgtgtgtgtgtgtgtgtgtgtgtgtgtgtgtctcatttcTACTTTCCCTTattctcttgctatccctagaaccaatagtggacagtaaatttgcataactgtctactattgctttctctctttttctttcttgttctatTTCTTTTGGTTCatctgctattttttcttggacttgaGGTgtagtttggctaactgatacTGGGTGAActacatcaatccttgcttcagttgcaatTGTTGTCATTTctaaggtttgtgactgcatttgagAAAAGTCTTTAGAATAGCGTGGCTAGAACTCAAAACATAACAACTgatgaatgacagaacagaagaataaaaccacatcaataaaaaaaatggctaaaTCAAGGAGCAAATAAAGCTGCTACCATAATGAatgaggacaggagcccagaagaactccaaatcagtcagaagtaaccatagataagaaaagtatgcaagcagtagtaaacctaataattaaagaaatgaagacaactatggctatcagaattagggaaacaacagaggagaccctcaaggaaaatactagctaccacaaagtaattagagaaatgaaagctgaaatagctgaggtaaAAGGAAAATTAGCAGAACAAACTCATACAATTACTGTactgaataaagaagctgagggaagagaaagcaagcagattaacagaagcagaaaacagaattagccagacagaggatgagctatagaaaactaagaaagaggtaaaggagctcagtaagagattgagaaacactgaaaacaaaaacagagacatatgggatgatctcaaaagaagtaacatttatataattagtctaccagaggaagaaagagaggaaggggaagtaaacatcctagaggaaataatagaagaaaacttttgagacctaaacaacagaatggacattaagattcaagaggcccagagtgtcccaaacagaatcaacccagacctgaagaaacaaagaaacatcaTTGTCACAATGAAATgaagtaaggatgaagaaaggatcctaaaggatgcaagagaaaaagaaaatgtaacatAAAGGGGAAATGTccagggaattgtgaggatgtggtagagcctggcagggtttgacctgaggagtgtgtctatcatgtcagtctttctctctaccgagaggttgagcaaggagggacaggagtaacctcaAAGGTGTGCCCTggcttatcagactccctgactcataaagcaccctgcattcctgatactatgaccattagataaaaagaaagtgggagatgtcaggaaattgtgaggagcctcacaaagcaccaatcacttttctgcctccaggatcctGGCATTCCGTAAAACATTAaggcagctccccctgctccaccctgcattcctgatactatggcctatctacataatcattgttttgcctgaaatatccccacctattccattcctttgatctatattCTTCCtaacctcaagaccctccctgcccaaAGTGTATTATTAATCCTATCAGTTAAAAATCCTCGtaacagttgctaaagaagttcCAACCTTTCCAGCCCTTTTTGCTGTTCTCCACCCTTTTCTAAGCCATTTCCATTTATGACTTGCCACTTcagggtctgccctttaaaagccttggctctctgatcaataaagatattgcattgcctcactgccacaagcttggttcatgAGTTATCACCCTCAcatagctgagtgagtagcagcccaggctggatcaggtcacgttctctccaactcagagagtacGCAACCAGGAAGAGGCACACACAGGCTAGCCCAGCAGGGAATACCCATAAGacaatcagcagacttctccactcaaactctaaaagtcagaagaatgtcaagatatctatcaTTCCCTaaatgaaaaggggtttcaaccaaggaaaatatatccagctagactttcattcaaactagatggcaggatcaaaaccttctcagacagacaacagttaaaggaggcaaccatcaacaagtCAACCCTGAAAGTGGTActaaaaaacctcttataaacaagaacaacacTATAATAtttaccatatatcagagcacataaagaattgttgaataatggcactacaatacattcaatccataatatcaataaatgtcaatgtcttaaattcaccttttaaaaggcacagagtgggaggatggatcagaaaactcaacccaaccatatgctgcttgcaacaatctgacctgacccaacaagacaaacacagacttaa
It contains:
- the LOC132539784 gene encoding ORM1-like protein 2, with protein sequence MNVGVAHSEVNPNTRVMNSRGIWLAYVILVGLLHMILLSISFISIPVVWTLTNVIHNLAMYVFLHTVKGTPFETPDQGKSRLLTHWEQMDYGIQFTSSRKFLSIFPIVLYILASFYTKYNAAHFFINTASLLSVLLPKLPQFHGVRVFGINKY